One part of the Parasphingorhabdus sp. SCSIO 66989 genome encodes these proteins:
- a CDS encoding penicillin acylase family protein codes for MRLIVRIVIGLLVIAVIGLAATWFLLPSLNDRQTDGELALPGLQGPVRVVRDEKAMPYIYAESMEDALRAQGFVAGQDRLFQLEAAKRAASGRLSEVFGAGADDAIVNLDKEARVIGFRRIAERQMELLSPNALRSLTPYVEGLNSYITDHADTHPMAFSLAGFEPEVWTVEDLLAVTFFMGWGSAANFDAELIAHQVIQAIGEEKFQEIAPIVVNPDNPEAAPAEEETAATLSRWASKTGAPAAWTRGGWRQQGHGGSNNWAMSGAKSGTPAAVVTNDPHLDSRNLPGSWHPVALITPEVRVVGVSAGLPGVVIGRNDHIAFGVTNAYADAVDLYVETIDPDNPDNYMEGDQSLPFETLSETIRIKDDAAENGIREEKLAIRLTRRGPVITDHDPEKGDGAVLTMRWASAEYMDGELGLDALMAATSVEEALDAIGLAHMVSLNFVVGDVTGRIGRRASGVAPIRLRGDGMAPFPVVDGEDNWGGRIPAAEMPGEIDPERGWTGTANHFTAPADYPYVYTSYASPSYRYRRMSEIFNDKPTINAEESWAAQYDTLNVFARDIAPIMAAALLEDEDADIQQIGQTLQDWNHRDDLGEVGPTLFQEVMRHLARLTYEDELGPEAVTAYLSNWYVWQERFDAMVREGTSPWFDDTRTPETENLADMIRRAGRAAQERLASDYGDNIENWRWGDVRKIGFTGPLRLDGWVGSLTGNRDVAMPGSGETILRALYPYEKPFDSQWFASLRMTADLNDPDKVRAVLPGGAVGRTFHPHLADQITDWTDKDAQIYWWFSDKAIEENTQSVLTLSASTS; via the coding sequence GTGCGCCTTATCGTTAGAATAGTGATCGGATTGTTGGTGATTGCCGTTATCGGCCTCGCCGCGACATGGTTCCTCCTACCATCACTCAATGATCGACAGACCGATGGAGAGCTCGCACTGCCCGGCCTGCAGGGTCCAGTGCGCGTCGTGCGCGATGAAAAGGCCATGCCCTATATCTATGCCGAGAGCATGGAAGATGCTCTCCGTGCGCAGGGCTTTGTCGCCGGGCAGGATCGCTTGTTCCAGCTGGAGGCGGCAAAAAGAGCAGCATCGGGACGTCTTTCGGAAGTGTTTGGCGCGGGCGCGGATGACGCCATTGTCAATCTTGACAAGGAGGCGCGTGTTATCGGCTTTCGCCGTATCGCCGAGCGGCAGATGGAATTGCTTTCCCCCAATGCCCTTCGCAGCCTCACACCCTATGTCGAGGGTCTCAATAGCTATATTACCGACCATGCGGATACCCATCCGATGGCTTTCTCGCTTGCTGGTTTTGAACCGGAGGTGTGGACCGTAGAGGATCTGCTTGCGGTCACCTTCTTCATGGGCTGGGGCAGCGCCGCCAATTTTGATGCCGAGCTGATCGCGCATCAGGTCATCCAGGCCATTGGTGAAGAGAAGTTTCAGGAAATCGCGCCGATTGTCGTCAATCCTGATAACCCTGAAGCTGCGCCTGCCGAAGAAGAGACAGCAGCTACGCTGTCCCGCTGGGCAAGCAAAACAGGTGCTCCCGCTGCATGGACCAGAGGCGGCTGGCGCCAGCAGGGCCATGGCGGCAGTAACAACTGGGCGATGAGCGGTGCCAAAAGTGGCACCCCAGCCGCCGTGGTCACCAATGACCCGCATCTCGACAGCCGCAACCTGCCCGGATCATGGCATCCTGTTGCGCTGATCACCCCTGAGGTACGGGTTGTCGGCGTCAGCGCAGGCCTTCCGGGTGTGGTCATCGGACGTAATGACCATATCGCCTTTGGCGTGACCAATGCTTATGCTGATGCGGTCGACCTCTATGTCGAGACTATCGATCCCGACAATCCTGACAATTATATGGAAGGCGATCAGTCACTGCCTTTCGAGACCTTGTCCGAAACCATCCGGATCAAGGATGATGCCGCCGAAAATGGCATCAGGGAGGAAAAGCTGGCTATCAGGCTAACCCGGCGCGGCCCGGTGATTACCGATCATGATCCTGAAAAGGGCGACGGCGCGGTACTCACCATGCGCTGGGCATCTGCCGAATATATGGACGGAGAACTGGGTCTCGATGCGCTGATGGCGGCCACCAGCGTTGAAGAAGCACTCGACGCGATCGGCTTGGCACATATGGTGTCGCTCAATTTTGTCGTTGGCGATGTTACCGGGCGCATTGGTCGCCGCGCCAGCGGGGTCGCGCCAATACGGTTGCGCGGTGATGGCATGGCGCCGTTCCCTGTAGTCGATGGCGAGGACAATTGGGGCGGGCGCATCCCGGCAGCGGAAATGCCCGGCGAGATTGATCCCGAGCGCGGCTGGACCGGCACAGCCAATCATTTCACCGCACCTGCGGACTATCCTTATGTCTACACAAGCTATGCATCGCCATCCTATCGCTATCGCCGGATGTCGGAGATTTTCAACGACAAGCCGACGATCAACGCCGAGGAGTCCTGGGCGGCGCAATATGACACGCTGAATGTCTTTGCGCGCGATATTGCCCCGATCATGGCGGCTGCTCTGCTGGAAGACGAGGATGCCGACATTCAGCAGATCGGACAGACGCTGCAGGATTGGAATCACCGGGATGATCTGGGCGAAGTGGGGCCAACCCTGTTTCAGGAGGTTATGCGCCATCTCGCCCGGCTGACCTATGAGGATGAACTCGGACCCGAAGCGGTGACCGCCTATCTCTCCAACTGGTATGTCTGGCAGGAGCGCTTTGATGCCATGGTGCGGGAGGGAACATCGCCCTGGTTCGACGACACCCGCACCCCGGAAACGGAAAACCTCGCCGATATGATCCGCCGCGCCGGACGCGCGGCACAAGAGCGATTGGCGAGCGACTATGGCGACAATATAGAGAATTGGCGCTGGGGCGATGTGCGCAAGATCGGCTTCACAGGTCCGCTCAGGCTTGATGGCTGGGTCGGGTCACTCACCGGCAATCGCGATGTCGCAATGCCCGGTTCCGGCGAGACGATTTTGCGGGCGCTCTATCCTTATGAGAAGCCCTTTGACTCGCAATGGTTCGCCTCCTTGCGGATGACAGCGGACCTGAATGACCCGGACAAGGTCCGTGCCGTCTTGCCGGGTGGTGCGGTGGGCCGGACATTCCACCCCCATCTCGCCGACCAAATCACCGATTGGACCGATAAGGATGCACAAATCTATTGGTGGTTCAGCGACAAGGCGATTGAGGAGAATACCCAATCGGTGCTGACGTTGAGTGCGTCCACCAGCTAG
- a CDS encoding cytochrome P450 yields MSANPGFTDSENPHWVRMPEGGVDHLPGDYGPPIIGHTFTALRDPRAFGWKMYDTYGPIYRTRQFGRKQVALVGADANELVLFDRNKTFSSEQGWGPVLNLLFPRGLMLMDFDHHRADRKALSIAFKPGPMRHYAEKLGEGISERVKTWSGKDILFYPEIKKLTLDLAATSFLGIPWGPEADRINTAFVDMVQASVGVARRPWPFTKMARGVAGRKYLTEYFTPQVRQRREQQGPDMFSQFCRATHDDGSLLAEDEVVDHMNFLMMAAHDTITSSATSLVMLLGQHPEWQEKLREECLEVAPNGQLTFDDLAKMELTEMAFKESLRLIPPVPSTPRRAVKDFEFMGYKVPAGTSVGISAGAVHKMEEHWPDPERFDPMRFTPEQVRERHKFAWVPFGGGAHMCLGLHFAYMQIKILMHEILTTNRIVTEPGYDPDFQYWPIPQPRDGLKVRLERL; encoded by the coding sequence ATGTCCGCCAATCCCGGCTTTACCGATAGCGAAAACCCGCATTGGGTGCGTATGCCGGAAGGCGGTGTTGACCATCTGCCCGGTGACTATGGCCCGCCGATTATCGGCCACACCTTTACCGCGCTCAGAGATCCGCGCGCCTTTGGCTGGAAGATGTACGACACCTATGGGCCGATCTATCGCACCCGGCAATTTGGCCGTAAACAGGTGGCGCTGGTCGGGGCGGATGCCAATGAACTGGTGCTGTTTGACCGCAACAAGACCTTCTCCTCGGAGCAGGGCTGGGGGCCGGTGCTCAACCTGCTATTCCCGCGCGGCCTGATGCTGATGGATTTTGACCATCACCGCGCTGATCGCAAAGCGCTTTCCATTGCCTTCAAGCCGGGGCCGATGCGCCATTATGCTGAAAAGCTGGGCGAGGGTATTTCCGAACGGGTCAAGACATGGTCGGGCAAGGACATTCTCTTCTATCCTGAAATCAAGAAGCTGACGCTCGATCTCGCGGCGACCAGTTTTCTTGGTATTCCCTGGGGGCCGGAAGCGGACAGGATTAACACCGCCTTTGTCGATATGGTACAGGCATCGGTTGGCGTCGCCCGACGACCATGGCCATTCACCAAAATGGCGCGCGGTGTTGCCGGTCGCAAATATCTTACCGAATATTTCACCCCCCAGGTGCGCCAGCGGCGCGAGCAGCAGGGACCGGATATGTTCAGCCAGTTCTGCCGTGCGACGCATGATGATGGCTCGCTGCTCGCCGAGGATGAAGTTGTCGATCATATGAACTTTCTGATGATGGCGGCGCATGACACCATCACCTCTTCGGCGACATCGCTGGTGATGCTGCTCGGCCAGCATCCTGAATGGCAGGAAAAGCTGCGTGAGGAATGTCTCGAAGTCGCGCCCAATGGCCAGCTGACATTTGATGATCTCGCCAAGATGGAATTGACCGAAATGGCGTTTAAGGAATCGCTGCGGCTGATCCCGCCCGTGCCTTCTACTCCCCGCCGTGCGGTCAAGGATTTTGAGTTTATGGGGTATAAGGTCCCCGCGGGCACATCGGTTGGCATCAGCGCCGGTGCAGTCCACAAGATGGAAGAGCATTGGCCCGATCCCGAGCGCTTTGATCCGATGCGCTTCACCCCGGAACAGGTGCGCGAGCGGCACAAATTCGCTTGGGTGCCCTTTGGCGGCGGCGCGCATATGTGCCTTGGCCTCCATTTCGCCTATATGCAGATCAAGATTTTGATGCACGAAATCCTGACCACCAACCGCATCGTCACCGAGCCGGGCTATGATCCCGACTTTCAATATTGGCCCATCCCGCAACCGCGCGATGGCCTGAAAGTGCGGCTGGAGCGTTTGTAA